In Bacillus toyonensis BCT-7112, a single window of DNA contains:
- a CDS encoding DUF3977 family protein: MKYIEIGIGNRWFVRTETENTDGTEFEEKGIVRPIYFESFYVRVWFRKMCFIFDTKEGFKKVRKSRAEYKFIIGIVSRLKQ, translated from the coding sequence GTGAAGTATATTGAAATTGGTATCGGGAATAGATGGTTCGTTCGAACAGAGACCGAAAATACAGACGGTACTGAATTTGAGGAAAAAGGAATTGTGAGACCTATTTATTTTGAATCATTTTATGTCCGTGTTTGGTTTCGGAAAATGTGTTTTATTTTTGATACGAAAGAGGGCTTTAAGAAAGTAAGGAAAAGTAGAGCTGAGTATAAGTTTATTATTGGAATTGTGAGTAGGTTAAAACAATAA
- a CDS encoding GNAT family N-acetyltransferase: MIVKEQKFHINGLTYTIRSAAEKDAEQLSEIRVQIDGETENMDRDAGEGFIDNLGFQKIIKTDIEETKNLFLVVEVHNRIVGFSRCEGSNFKRLSHKVEFGVCILKEFWGYRMGKSLLQQSIKWADENAVNKISLQVLETNEKAIHLYKKLGFEVEGILKNDKRLSDGKYYNTVVMGRFTDTFHKRGEEVCFTEGSTM, from the coding sequence ATGATTGTAAAAGAGCAAAAGTTTCATATAAATGGATTAACTTATACAATTCGTTCTGCAGCTGAGAAAGATGCTGAGCAGTTATCGGAAATTAGAGTTCAGATTGATGGAGAAACTGAAAATATGGATAGAGATGCTGGAGAGGGATTTATAGATAATCTAGGGTTTCAAAAAATAATAAAAACAGATATTGAAGAGACGAAGAATCTCTTTTTAGTTGTAGAAGTGCACAATCGAATTGTTGGATTTTCAAGATGTGAAGGATCAAATTTTAAGAGATTATCTCATAAAGTGGAGTTTGGCGTTTGTATTTTAAAAGAGTTTTGGGGATATAGAATGGGTAAGAGCCTATTACAACAATCTATTAAATGGGCTGACGAAAATGCAGTAAATAAAATATCTTTACAAGTATTAGAGACAAACGAGAAAGCTATTCATCTTTATAAAAAATTAGGTTTTGAAGTAGAAGGCATTTTGAAAAATGACAAAAGACTATCGGATGGAAAGTATTATAATACGGTAGTGATGGGAAGGTTTACTGATACTTTTCATAAAAGAGGTGAAGAAGTATGTTTTACAGAAGGAAGTACTATGTAG
- the kynU gene encoding kynureninase translates to MYKEPFQPTYEYALECDKHDELKDFQTEFYKKEGTIYLDGNSLGLLSKRAEKSLLTLLDSWKEYGIDGWTEGEHPWFFLSEKLGELTAPLIGALPEETIVTGSTTANIHQVIATFYEPKGIRTKILADELTFPSDIYALQSQIRLKGLEPDEHLVRVKSQDGRTLSEEDIIQAMEDDIALILLPSVLYRSGQILDMKRLTVEAHKRGIHIGFDLCHSIGSIPHHFKEWDVDFAVWCNYKYLNAGPGGVAGLYVNSKHFNRLPGLSGWFSSRKDKQFDMEHTLTAADHAGAYQIGTPHVLSTAPLIGSLEIFKDAGMERLRKKSLHITRYMLDLIDHELKDFGFTIGNPLEDEKRGGHIYLEHAEAARICKALKANGVIPDFRAPNGIRLAPVALYNTYEEVWKSVQILKKVMKEEEYKQFENKREVVA, encoded by the coding sequence ATGTATAAAGAACCATTTCAACCAACTTATGAGTATGCGCTTGAGTGTGATAAACATGATGAACTGAAAGATTTTCAAACTGAATTCTATAAAAAAGAAGGAACTATATATTTAGATGGAAACTCATTAGGACTACTTTCGAAAAGAGCAGAAAAATCGTTACTTACTTTACTAGATTCATGGAAAGAGTATGGCATTGATGGCTGGACAGAAGGCGAACATCCATGGTTTTTCCTTTCGGAGAAATTAGGTGAACTGACGGCACCTCTTATTGGAGCTTTACCAGAAGAAACTATTGTAACCGGTTCCACGACTGCGAATATACACCAAGTTATTGCGACGTTTTATGAGCCGAAAGGAATACGTACAAAAATTCTTGCGGATGAATTAACTTTCCCGTCAGATATTTATGCACTTCAAAGTCAAATTCGTTTAAAAGGCTTAGAGCCAGATGAGCATTTAGTAAGAGTGAAAAGCCAAGATGGTCGAACACTTTCTGAAGAAGATATTATTCAGGCAATGGAAGATGATATCGCTTTAATTTTATTACCTTCAGTCTTATATAGAAGTGGTCAAATTCTTGATATGAAACGTTTAACAGTGGAAGCTCATAAACGTGGCATTCATATCGGATTTGATTTATGTCATTCAATTGGTTCTATTCCACATCATTTTAAAGAGTGGGATGTTGATTTCGCTGTATGGTGCAATTATAAATATTTAAATGCAGGGCCGGGTGGTGTTGCAGGTCTTTATGTAAATAGTAAACATTTTAATAGACTGCCAGGATTGTCTGGATGGTTTAGTTCTAGAAAAGATAAACAGTTTGATATGGAGCATACATTAACTGCAGCTGATCATGCAGGTGCTTATCAAATTGGTACACCTCACGTATTAAGTACAGCACCGTTAATCGGTTCTCTTGAAATTTTTAAAGATGCTGGTATGGAACGTTTACGTAAAAAGTCTTTACATATTACGAGATACATGCTGGATTTAATTGATCATGAATTAAAAGATTTCGGATTTACAATTGGAAACCCGTTAGAGGATGAAAAACGAGGTGGACATATTTATTTAGAGCATGCGGAAGCAGCGCGTATCTGTAAAGCACTAAAGGCAAATGGAGTAATTCCAGATTTCAGAGCACCAAATGGGATAAGACTTGCGCCAGTAGCTTTATACAATACGTATGAAGAAGTATGGAAGTCTGTTCAAATTTTAAAGAAAGTTATGAAGGAGGAAGAGTATAAACAATTTGAAAATAAACGAGAGGTTGTGGCATAA
- a CDS encoding NIPSNAP family protein, which yields MFYRRKYYVVKNEFIEVFNDHFNNTNLPNQLKHGSRLIGRWMKDNKNGTSEVFAIWEYDSYEQYKEIESKIRSDERHVRRIHEWYENHGGKEYVLQEYIVEMKNEELVCTVK from the coding sequence ATGTTTTACAGAAGGAAGTACTATGTAGTGAAAAATGAATTCATAGAAGTATTTAATGATCATTTCAATAACACAAACTTACCTAATCAATTAAAGCATGGTTCTAGGCTAATAGGACGCTGGATGAAAGATAATAAGAATGGTACGTCTGAAGTATTTGCCATATGGGAATATGATAGTTATGAACAGTATAAAGAAATAGAATCGAAAATTAGAAGTGACGAGAGGCATGTTAGAAGAATACATGAATGGTATGAAAACCATGGCGGGAAAGAATATGTTTTACAGGAGTACATAGTAGAGATGAAAAATGAAGAGTTAGTATGTACTGTAAAGTAA
- a CDS encoding TetR/AcrR family transcriptional regulator yields the protein MKNTTLSTRKHRSLETKKKLLHSGYTIFITNGFQKTTITQIIKHAETGYGTAYVYFKNKDDLLIVLMEDVMNRFYNIAGRSFFPQTKAAARDLIQNHVRAFLQLAEEERAILQVVEEAIGLSKEIRQKWGEIRERFIKSISQDITYSQESGLAHPELNKELVARGWFAMNEMFLWTIVQNNKEVKLEEIVYTLTEMYTTGLYK from the coding sequence TTGAAAAACACTACTCTTTCAACTAGAAAACACCGCTCCTTAGAAACAAAAAAGAAACTATTACATTCGGGTTACACTATTTTTATTACTAATGGATTTCAGAAAACGACAATCACGCAAATTATTAAACATGCAGAAACTGGTTATGGAACAGCATATGTATACTTTAAAAACAAAGATGATCTCCTTATCGTGTTAATGGAAGATGTTATGAATCGTTTTTATAATATTGCTGGGCGCTCTTTCTTCCCTCAAACGAAAGCAGCAGCACGTGACTTGATTCAAAATCACGTTAGAGCATTCCTACAATTAGCAGAAGAAGAACGAGCTATTTTGCAAGTTGTCGAAGAAGCAATCGGATTATCAAAAGAGATACGTCAAAAATGGGGTGAGATTCGCGAACGCTTTATAAAAAGTATTTCGCAGGATATTACTTACTCTCAAGAAAGTGGATTAGCGCATCCTGAATTAAATAAAGAGCTCGTGGCACGCGGTTGGTTCGCAATGAATGAAATGTTTCTTTGGACTATTGTACAAAATAACAAAGAAGTAAAACTAGAAGAAATAGTGTATACATTAACGGAGATGTATACAACGGGATTATATAAATAG
- a CDS encoding DeoR/GlpR family DNA-binding transcription regulator, with protein MFTEERREKILELLSTDGRVIVKDLAERFDMSIDSIRRDLSIMEKDGLLKRTHGGAIELTRVRNLAAEPAKRYSDSSIYEDTIARVAVSYIKEGDSIFIGGASVHNAMLKYLPEVSFTVITNSIEIAGYLREYKNIDTYLIGGKVKPSGNITDTLASELISRFSIDLYFSTGGGISLQGISTATPEVAYFSKRVSEIARRNICLVPHNKLGIDCFIRGESLKEIDIIITDEEASKETVQDFEKQGKQVVIAPLYSFERSLT; from the coding sequence ATGTTTACTGAAGAACGTCGGGAGAAAATTTTAGAACTACTTAGTACAGATGGAAGAGTAATCGTAAAAGATCTTGCGGAAAGATTTGATATGTCTATTGATTCTATAAGAAGAGATTTGTCTATTATGGAAAAGGATGGTTTATTAAAAAGAACGCACGGAGGTGCAATTGAACTTACGCGAGTGAGAAACTTAGCTGCGGAACCAGCTAAACGTTATAGTGATAGCTCAATATATGAGGACACAATTGCAAGAGTTGCGGTATCTTATATAAAAGAAGGTGATTCAATTTTTATTGGTGGGGCTTCCGTTCATAATGCGATGCTGAAATATTTACCGGAAGTATCATTTACGGTTATTACGAATTCTATAGAAATAGCTGGTTATCTACGAGAATATAAGAATATTGATACGTATTTAATTGGCGGAAAAGTAAAACCTTCAGGGAATATTACTGATACACTTGCCTCTGAATTGATAAGTAGATTTTCTATTGATCTTTATTTCTCTACAGGTGGAGGCATTTCATTACAAGGTATTAGTACTGCAACACCTGAAGTTGCTTATTTTAGTAAAAGAGTAAGTGAAATTGCTAGAAGAAATATTTGTTTAGTTCCGCATAATAAACTTGGAATAGATTGTTTTATAAGAGGAGAGTCTCTAAAAGAAATTGACATTATTATAACTGACGAAGAGGCTAGTAAAGAAACTGTTCAGGACTTTGAGAAACAAGGTAAACAAGTTGTAATAGCGCCATTATATTCATTTGAAAGGAGTTTGACATGA
- a CDS encoding sigma-54-dependent Fis family transcriptional regulator, with the protein MLASPFYLHTWKKFIDKGVLDSNRINERISESWHRCKQANVNPHMNKGQKILSSNIFQEQKKKSEIFLDIALPQIQNMRKTIDELQMMALLIDPDGYVLSLSGNKQTLKRAKHINFIEGVKWTEAAVGTNAIGTALEIEEAIMISGTEHYSVASHSWSCAAAPIHNDDGKLIGVLDFSCPIEFSHPYMLGMVTSIAHAIERECSIRVHQNELHLIHRFLDVIDSDEQVVICNHRDVIVSASKSVRERVTNWSRMKLEDLMRYGLETKLEIPVYSNERMIGKCMYLKENKQMNTYSAFTFIKGITFSGVTGTSKAFQHTLEEIKLVSPTDASVYVCGETGVGKEYVARAIHENSPRKDGPFIAVNCGSLPKELMESELFGYAEGAFTGARRQGYKGKFEQANGGTLFLDEIGEVPSEMQVALLRVLQERTITPIGSSKEVPVNIRIITATHKDLLRLVEEGKFRQDLYYRLHVYPLYVPSLLERKEDIPYFIQHFCERKNWNVVFPKSICNQFLQHTWPGNIRELVNVLERIYILSQGREICEKQVAFLIQTMMGSERQSRLQTENNEEHTLSFRERIQHDSMIEALQKTNGNVSLAAKLLDVPRSTFYKRMQKFNL; encoded by the coding sequence ATGTTAGCTTCACCGTTTTACTTACACACATGGAAAAAGTTTATTGATAAAGGAGTCCTTGATTCGAACCGTATAAACGAAAGAATTTCAGAGTCATGGCATCGATGTAAACAAGCAAATGTGAATCCTCATATGAATAAAGGTCAGAAAATTTTGTCTTCTAATATTTTTCAAGAACAAAAGAAAAAGAGTGAAATTTTCCTTGATATAGCATTACCTCAAATACAAAATATGAGAAAAACCATTGATGAACTACAAATGATGGCATTATTAATCGATCCAGATGGTTATGTTCTATCCTTAAGTGGAAATAAACAAACGTTAAAGCGAGCGAAACATATTAATTTTATTGAAGGTGTAAAATGGACGGAAGCAGCTGTGGGGACAAACGCAATAGGAACAGCATTAGAAATTGAAGAAGCTATTATGATAAGTGGTACTGAACATTACTCCGTGGCATCTCATAGCTGGAGTTGTGCGGCTGCTCCCATTCATAACGATGACGGGAAATTAATTGGTGTTCTAGATTTCTCCTGTCCAATTGAATTTTCGCATCCATATATGCTCGGTATGGTAACTTCAATTGCACATGCGATAGAACGTGAATGTAGCATAAGAGTTCATCAAAATGAATTACACTTAATTCATCGTTTTTTAGATGTCATTGATAGTGATGAACAAGTAGTTATTTGTAATCATCGTGATGTTATCGTTTCTGCGAGTAAGAGCGTTCGGGAACGAGTAACTAATTGGTCAAGAATGAAACTTGAAGATTTAATGCGCTATGGATTGGAAACTAAATTAGAGATACCAGTATATAGTAATGAAAGAATGATCGGGAAATGTATGTATTTAAAGGAAAACAAACAAATGAATACATATTCTGCTTTCACATTTATAAAAGGAATTACTTTTTCAGGAGTTACCGGGACAAGCAAAGCATTTCAACACACACTAGAAGAAATTAAGCTTGTTTCACCGACTGATGCTAGTGTGTATGTATGTGGTGAGACAGGAGTAGGAAAGGAATATGTTGCGAGAGCGATTCATGAAAATAGTCCAAGAAAAGACGGGCCCTTTATAGCTGTTAACTGCGGTTCTTTGCCTAAAGAATTAATGGAAAGTGAATTGTTCGGTTATGCTGAAGGTGCGTTTACAGGTGCGCGACGTCAAGGATATAAAGGGAAATTTGAACAAGCGAATGGAGGAACATTGTTTTTAGATGAAATTGGTGAAGTACCATCAGAGATGCAAGTAGCCTTATTGCGTGTTTTACAAGAACGCACAATAACTCCAATAGGAAGTTCAAAAGAGGTACCAGTAAATATTCGTATTATTACTGCCACACATAAAGATTTACTACGGTTAGTAGAAGAAGGGAAATTCCGTCAAGATTTATATTATCGTTTGCACGTTTATCCGTTATATGTTCCATCGTTACTAGAAAGAAAAGAGGATATTCCATATTTTATACAACACTTTTGCGAACGGAAGAATTGGAATGTTGTATTTCCGAAGAGTATTTGCAATCAATTTTTACAACATACATGGCCCGGAAATATTCGAGAACTAGTAAATGTATTAGAACGCATTTACATTTTGTCGCAAGGACGGGAAATATGCGAAAAACAAGTCGCTTTTTTGATACAAACAATGATGGGAAGTGAAAGACAATCCCGGTTGCAAACAGAAAATAATGAAGAACATACATTAAGTTTCCGTGAAAGAATACAGCATGATAGTATGATTGAAGCGCTTCAAAAGACGAACGGAAATGTTTCGTTAGCCGCAAAACTATTGGATGTACCCCGTAGTACATTTTATAAACGAATGCAAAAATTTAATCTATAA